TAAACCTATCATACCTTCCTGGTAGATATCCTCCTTATCCGCACCAATTAAAAAATATGATTTTGATTTTGACTTAACAAAATTTCCATACTTATTTATCAGGTACTCCTGAGCACTTACATCCCCTTTTTTTGCCTCAATAACTATTTCTTCATCTAATTTTTCTTCAAAGGGGGAAACTTTCCTAGCATTATAACTCCCATTATCCAAGATATCCCCTCCAACACAATTATAAACCACTGCTACAATTATACATTAAAAGTAAATTTATAGTCAATACATTTTAGTCACTTTTACGAATCTTTTCAAGTTTTTCCAATATATCCTCTTTTATACTATCTTCCAAAGTATTTCTTTGTTCGTGATATCTCTTTTCAATTTTATTTTTTATATGATTCTCTACATTATTAACTTCATGATAAAATTCAATAGAGGACATCCTAACAGCACCTCTCTGAAATGTTACTTGCTGTTCTAACGAATCAGAAGTTACTACAAATACTTCATTCTTACGTCCTATATTATTTACAGTTCTTTCTATAAAACTATCTGCCGTCTCATTTTCTTTAGTAAATACTACTACAACATTTTTATTAATTTTCTCTTTTTTTTCTAAGCTTCCCGATACCATATGGGCATCAAATACTATAAAAACTTTATAGTCCTTATATACCGAGTAATTGCTTAAAGTTTCTATAAGCGACTGTCTTGCGGTTTCAAGACTATAATTTTTTATATTATTTAACTTAGGCCAACTATTTATAACATTATATCCATCTACAAAAATGTTTCTCAACTTCTACCACATTTTATTCTCTGCTTTAATATTTCATACATCAATATGCCACCTGCCACAGAAGCATTTAGGGATGACACTCTTCCTACCATAGGTATCTTTACCAGTACATCACATTTTTCTTTAGTTAGTTTAGCTATTCCTCTTCCTTCACTTCCTATTATTAAAGCCGCAGGTCCCTTAAAATCAACATCAAAGCAATAATTTTCTCCACTCATATCAGCCCCATATACCCATATGCCATCTTTCTTTAATTTTTCTATTGTAGTATTTAAATTTGTAACTTTACATATTTTCATATACTCTGCTGCTCCTACAGAAGATTTATATACCACAGGCGTAATTCCCACATTTCTTCTTTTAGGTATTATAATTCCATGAGCACCGCATATCTCAGCAGTTCTTATTATTGCGCCAAAGTTATGGGGATCTTCTATTTCATCTAATACAATTATAAAAGGAGCTTCTTTTTTTTCTTTAGCGTATTCTAATATATCCTCTACTTGACAATATTTATAAGGGGTTATTTGTGCAATTACTCCTTGATGTGCTCCTGTCTG
The genomic region above belongs to Clostridium sp. AWRP and contains:
- a CDS encoding NYN domain-containing protein; the encoded protein is MRNIFVDGYNVINSWPKLNNIKNYSLETARQSLIETLSNYSVYKDYKVFIVFDAHMVSGSLEKKEKINKNVVVVFTKENETADSFIERTVNNIGRKNEVFVVTSDSLEQQVTFQRGAVRMSSIEFYHEVNNVENHIKNKIEKRYHEQRNTLEDSIKEDILEKLEKIRKSD
- the rlmB gene encoding 23S rRNA (guanosine(2251)-2'-O)-methyltransferase RlmB — translated: MKNKYKKSTNLTDKVEFREDLIEGRNAVIEALKSSDTTIEQIFLAEGNMSGSINIILAKAKEKHIVVKQVDRKKLDKISQTGAHQGVIAQITPYKYCQVEDILEYAKEKKEAPFIIVLDEIEDPHNFGAIIRTAEICGAHGIIIPKRRNVGITPVVYKSSVGAAEYMKICKVTNLNTTIEKLKKDGIWVYGADMSGENYCFDVDFKGPAALIIGSEGRGIAKLTKEKCDVLVKIPMVGRVSSLNASVAGGILMYEILKQRIKCGRS